GGCATACAAAGAGCATACAAAACCACCAAAAAATGGCATATGACAGCTTTTTAGTAACTTGTTGGAACCTCAATTAAATAAAGAGCTAAAGCTCACAAGATGGCTGGTTTTTGTCCCTTGTTTTCAATAGTTTTCATACAAATAAATATCTTTGGTTGAGCAAAATGGGGATGAATGGACTGCTTGAAGCCCCAAAACATAGTGCATAAATAATTTTCTGCACTAGCATGAACAGCTAGCAGTTTTAGTACATTCATGCTCTTAAACATCCCTCATTTAACCACAATCTCAATTACTTGGTAAAATGTGAAACAATAAATTGATCTTTGTTGAGGGAAGAGCCACACGCATACAAATTAATTAGATTGCATGTGGTACTGAATGTTTAGTAATAATCATCATTCTATCTACCTCCTCAACATTTTCCAATCTATCTATTGGGACATGTTCTGATATACATCAGTTTGGTGCTTGGAGACAGAGTTCAGGAAAGTTGGGCATTTCTCAATTATGTATCTTTATGAAGATTTTCTTTGGCAAAAAGCGTTAAAGTTGATTGaggttgttgttgttgtaaatCTTATTCGAAACTGGAGATCAGGGAGTCCATTAAGGGGCCCTCAAAATGGGAAGTGGAGGGGTGCTTTTCAAAAATAAGCAATGTATTACTGTAATAAAGATGTAGGTGAGGATGCATAAAACATGTCAGGAGAGGAGTAAAGACAGCTATTAGCAGAATATAGGggtttttttacaaaaaaaaatcagatagttgttttttttttttttttttttcccttcccgtGTTTGAGAGAAATGAGTTTTTAGGTTGTCATTACCATCCCTTTCCATTATTCCTATATCATGTATAGATTAAGCACTATAATGGACATGTATGGATCACAAACTCTTCAGATGTGTACCCAGAAAACTAACATAAGCGCATAGGAAAGCAAGGAACACAGTTTGAAAGTGGTTCAACTAGAATAAGGAGTATTTTTCTCCTTCGAACACATAAGCTCACATTATACATACACAAACACATAGGCAATTTATACataaattgaaagagcaaaCCACCCCTGTTTCTACTTGACCTAAACGGTTTCATTAAGAACATTTTCTATCTATCCAAAATAGAGTAAACATATTCTATTTGTCCAAAACAGAGTATCTTACCGAGTGGAGGGGACAATCGGATGGAGGCGAGTTGGATAACCCACTAATACAGGAAAAGGGTTTGCTTGTTGTCGAACGGGAGATTTGGGAATGTCGAAAGTCACACTTTTTGAACTAGAACAGGCAGAAATGGGAGTCATGCACGACGATGAGTGGATTTTGATTCCACGGTCGCCAAATCGGTGGAGTAGCTCCACTGTTAGTGATGGATTTCGGTGGAAGAGACAGCCTATGTACAGAGAAAATTAATGGAGGAGAAGAAGTTCGGGAAGAAAATGTTCGAGATTTGGGAGTGTACGAGAGCAAAGCGACGGGGAGGGGGGAAATGTGATTTTAGGGCGTTTTGGCgctctttctttaaaaatgtaaTTGCAGCGAAAACACCCGCCGTTacaaaacttttttctttttccagcaATTTTGTCCGCtgcaatttaagttaaaatcgCATGTAATTATTTTGCAGCGAAGTTTTTCGTTGCAATAAGTAAAAATTGctacaaaattgaaaaaagaaaactgttGTTGTAAAAGTCTGCAACGTAACCCAAAAATGCTGGAATTGataatcaattgcagcgattttatttccaacaaaattaaaatcgcTGTAAAAAGTCAAATTCCTTGTAGTGGGACTTGTCTATGATGCCACCGAGTGGCccaattgtaatttttttttttctttttcctagttttatttatttttaaagcttATGCCTTTGGATTTTCTAATTCTTTTGCTTTTAGTTcgtgaaatttttttatgtttcgtAATAACTccatattattaatttgttagttttaactattttacttttactttctTAATATATTCTTCTAACAAGACATGACacatagtattttaatttttggactTGATCTTTAGGCATAAAAATCTTGGAACGGTTGTTACTTAAAAGATGAAAAGTgtaataaacaaaaagaaattacgcaagaattcatcaaaatcatcATCGTTGACAATTGTTATTTTTGGTTTGTTGATAATAACCAAAGTGTTCCATATACATTTTGAGGTCTTGGATGCCTTTGACCTTGCCAACCTTGTGAAATCCCTGAATATGCTTGAGAAACTCATGAAAGGGTGATGTTTTTCGGTCATCCGAGTTAATTAATGGAGTTCTTGCACAAGAAAGAAGGGGAATGAGGCCAAGGAAGAGGAGAGTACTTGTGTATACGTTAATCTAAGTAATTAAACCAGGACCAGTACTGGATGGGTTCTCCAGTTTTCTAGGTTCGTAACCTGACCTCATCAATTCCACACACATAGAAGAAGTTACCGATATATGATCTGTAGGCCATATATGCTCGTCATATAATAGACACTGCAGACTTTGTTGTAACAAAATTAACTTCTTTAATTTAAGATGAAACATTTTGTGCACAaagaccaaaaaataaaaaataaaaaaaaattcatcgaAGCGATATGCATGAGTTGTACTTTTTTTGAATGTGTTATATTTCATGAGATGGAAAGGAGTACGAATTCCATTTATTTTTCAGCGTAAACtctcatattaattatttttttcgtcCTAATAATTATTAGTGTTGAAACTATCCCTACATTGACAATTATTAGGGTGTAATACAAGTTAACATTATTTTAATGAATTATTAGGGTTACTACTTCTGGGTAACTTCTCAGTCTTAAATATCGCAAACTATAGctagtaattattaatatataatctttAGTACATGATACCTTGCAACGACTCATGAATCTGACCCCTTTAAGAGtgccaaaattaatattcaatctGTTTTAACTTTGCAAGATCATTAACACATTTCATTACACATTATTATACTTTTACGTCATGTTTTTGATCAAATTTGTTAATTCCATCGACCCTATTCCATTAGTGCACTGTTAAAAATCTTATGCTAATGTAGCCAATTTGTTGTTATTTTGGGTTTTTCATTATTTGTTTTCcttgttgaattattttttccttGCATCTCCTTAAATTCTTGGCATTTCGTAATATTTGTAGCATCTTTCCCTTTTCTTGACATTCACTGATCTCATTCTTGGCCTCGTGATTTCCATCCTCAcacaactgaaaaaaaaaaaaaaacaacatcacTCTTTTTAAGTTCACAAGCATCTTTTGGGATATCAAAAGGGATATGATCATCACAGGCTCATAGGCATCCAAGACCGGCTCAAAGGCGGtgctctaattttttatttttatggaaaatgagCATTTGTTACTCTTAATTTCTATCATCTGAAAATCTATAACAAGGCATACTGATGCAAGACCCATGAAAATTTGACAATTGTCCTCAACCGTGCCAACTcgttaattttcatctaaaccACCATGCATGcaagtaagaaaataaaatgcatcTAATTAGCATACATTATAACTGAGCACATCAATTCATCTCAGGAATTATAATTGCCCAAACAAGATATTCACGATTATCTAATTTTGACTTTATTAGTAAAGTGAAAATTCAAACTATTGTTTTAAGACATAAATCTTAACAGCGAATTTATTGAACTATATCCCTCTTCTTGCCAAAACAATATGGCCTACTTCGATCATCTTCATAGTTTAttttataagcaacaaatgctttattttataataatctaCTCCCATTAAATTCTTAGACATTCTCAAACATTATATAAGGCTTTAATTCCTGCAATATCATCTGCATGCAAGCCTTTAGTCACTCCTTGAGCCATACCGGATTCCATGATTGCTCCTTGAACTGAGCTATGCCCGAGTCCAAGAAGGTGCCCAATTTCATGCAAAGCAACTGTTTCCAAGTCATATGCACCAGGAGTAGCACCCACACTCCAGGGTTCATCTGCATCATAATGGAACCGTCCATCGGTTGGCGCAAAAGCATGCGCAATGGTTCCACCAGTTCCATCAAAAGAACTCCCGTCTCCATGATCCATACTACCAAAACCAATAGTGATATCTGCGTTTGATAGGGCTTGAGCTTGCGAGAAGGTGAAGTGGGTGTTTCCTGCCCACGTTCGGAAAGCTTGTGCGACGGGACTCATGGCTTCAGTTGGGGTTCCTGGGAGAAACCCGTAGGTGAGATGATACTTTGAGGTTGGCCACTTTGGAGCATTCTGGAAAAAGCTGTAGTGAGAGACGGCATGAAATGAGCCCTTGCGGTGGTGATTATTCTTCTTGCCTGATTGCATTGAGTTTGTACCATTGATGATATCTGCTACGCCACAACGAGGCATCATCATCTTTGATACCGTTTCAGCATCTAAAGTCCCAGTGGCCTTTAGATGATAATTTTGCTGGTATGTTTTGACTGCAGATTCTAGGAGTTCATCAAAATCATCATCATTGGCTTGGCtattgtttttggttttgtgaTAATAACCAAGTTGTTCAAGATACGTTTTGAGTTCATGGATGCCTTTTACCTTGTCACCCTTGTGGCATCCCTGAAGATGATTGAGAAATCCAAAGGGTGATGTTTTTTGGTTAGAAGAGTGGGGTGGAGTTGTTGCATGAGAAAGGAGAGGAATGAGGGCAAGGATTAGGCCGAGAGTGATCAAGGAGAAGCGGGGAAAACTTTTAGCAGACATGACTACCAAATGGTGAAATCAAGCAAGCAAATAAGGTGTAATAGGGATGGATGTTGCAGAAGGCTCATGGATTGGATGCTATTTATAAACTGCTAATAACCGTGTCTAGTATGTTAAATATGGCGGGATCAAGCAGACCTATTTTTCTTGGGCATATTAGTCAATTGAACATGAAGTATACGTTAATAATTTGGACcaacatttatttaatttggacCAAGAAGCAACTTTCGGAGACCGTCTATAGGACGTCAAGGTTTATCAACGAGGAATTCCCTTCTTCACATTCGCAACAAGACGTCAAGGTTTATCAACTAGGAGTTCCCTTAATTCCCGCCTTCACATTCGCAACAAAACATTTTCTTAGGTGGCGGAAAACTGGCTGCCACGTCGGAATTAATTCTCAAATGAAGATTAATCAAATGACgacacgtacgtacgtatcaCAAATGCATAATCGGCTTCCAAAATAAGTTTAAGAATGTCAtcttaaacttatcaaaaaaaaaaaaaaaaaaaaaaaaaagaaaagaatgtaatctattAACATGTTGTGTATGTAGACATATGTTTTTACAAACTAGAAAATCAATTAGgaatcaactatttttttttaaaaaaatattgaaaagaaaGTTACATTTGAAGAACTGCAAATAggacaattaatttttttttaataaaaaagtaaaattagtaataatattttggaCCAAGAAGCAACTTTCAGAGACGGTATATAGGACGCCAGGAGGAAAAGAGGTAGTATATATAAACGAGAGGTAATGTGACATAAAGGACTGGTGAAGGGATGTAAGAAAAGGAAAGTAGAATGGTAATAGCATTTGAAGTCTAAGAGCCTGTTAGGATtgagtttgaaagtttaaaaatgcTTTTAACTGTTTAAagctttttaaaagaaaaaatgatatacttgataaatttataaaaagtgttttaatcacctaaaaaagctgaaaatatactttttaaataGTACCAAATTGAAGCTTTTATCGAAAAGCTCAAAAAGATAATtgtatactttaaaaaaattaatataactaacttTAAAATTACTGTAGAGACATGGTTGCCAAATAGTAAATGACTTTTTAATGGTAGAGCttgttatttaagttataagctaCAAGCCCTaaagttataaactatatttccCACCGCAATCCTAAACATGCACTAACACTCATGGACTTGGACTTTTGGGTGATCGAGTAGGgcacattttaaatatttgagcCCATAGTTTGAATAGTGTAGGAAATTTATAATAGGGTTCCCCGAGTTTTGGACCTcgactcaaaaaaataaaaataaaaataatccaatttGTTAAAAGATTATCTCGacccataaaaagatttttaacctAAATATCTGTGACACTCTCAACTCTTACGTACAGACACGTGAAAATTGAGACGTtggaatgatgacaacatgggtcacacatcccatcgccaagtgccaagtgtgtgtaagcaacacgtgtacaataaaaataacacaacGGGTATAAAAGtcttacaactaagtaccagaattttgtttaaatacaaattcgctAAAAGCACAAGCgtatcaaaatattacaagtttcaatattgtttcaaatccaaattacataacataaaaataagataattccAAAAGTAAAACAACTCCAAGTGAATAGTCTGGCGGAGCCGactcctcctcctcaaactctgcatcaaaatctacgataccagaaatggtactgcaggtaagtaataatccaaataccacaagataaaaatatattaaattcaacaatatgcatgaacaaatGCCAAATGCCATGGTCCGAAAATCctcatttttccatgcacgcaaATATCCCCTTTTTGGCCCACAATAAATTCCTTTAAAACAattcctcaccattatcccaaataatgacCCAACACGAGAAAACCACagtttttccagaaaatggatcacaaagtcCAACTATAAAACTTcgacattttcccagaaaatgacccacaaataatcatttaatcaaactcgccattttcttgggaaaatggcccatatccgaAATCCAAAACCAGTTTCCAATTTAATGCATGCACTATGATCTCTCAtaaggatcatccgcacactttggctcctatgccacaccgcaagtaacaattacgcatgtgacatctaaacTAGCAATATCcagtctcgcgcccagcgcataCCTGGACCAgacatcctctagtccccgccagctgagggaccacggagtcgacaagaCAACGTTACTGTATAGTGTGATCCGGtagtcgcccagtgacaacccaggggatgtcactcagtattatccactctcgagtgatcagaggagctccatcgagataatccCTCATCCCAGTTTGGGGTCGttatacacatgcacccgaaaatccatttatgcctgaaaacccagttttcacaatttaacacatgtacatgcatgcaccatgaaatgcaaatgatacgacacaaaatatccaacaattctcaacatcaacaacaaacaaataacTTCTTTctcaaatccatctgacccccgactccttggactcagtccggaataaccaactagtcacaatatattgtaaaagtaataatatatttaaatctaaaatgaagtttgaaaaatacttacagtgctataaaataattttcgaaggatcaaggGGCTGCAAACGGTGAAgaaaaaagcaatgtaacagtgtaaaaacactgtggctgtgggttgcaaaatacccacttttgaacggggacgaACCAAgtcttgggattgatagggaatggtttagaggtgtttatgaaccTAGTGGAAGAGAGgattggccgtgggtggcggcgaaaacgacGGTATAAGGCCAAAAATCCCAAAACGGAAAGTGTGGTCGTGGGGGCTGCTTCGGTgacggatcggagctggaaatgggtggtttaggatggcaagaggtcaGTGATGAAGCTGTAAAGAGATAGTGGCCGGAGGTAGAACGACGGTGGCGCTGGAGGGAAAAGATGCCGTGGCTTGGACTAGTTCATGGTGGTTAAGGGCGGcatggatggaggtgaaatttggtggggatgatcaccgGTTGGAGGGGAAGAAATCTAGGCGGGTGGTGCAGGTCACGGCACCGGCGAACAACGGCTCTGGGCGGCTAAAGGAAAACGACGaaaatggaggagagagagacgcGCGCACGGGGAGGGAAAAACCggaggaaaaagagaagaaaaaagaaagaaaaagagaaatgaaagagaaaggagaaaaagaaaaagagaaaaagaaaatatgggaaaaagaaatgtggtttattcctcacctctggagtccagaaaatgatccaacgaaaacaactttaaaagttataaaacaaagaaaataatttaaatacaacatctagctaaaatataataaataactagtaaaaactaacaacaaaattttaaatctaaaaacaaactaaaataatctaaatagcaatttaaactcaaaacaataataattattaagaaagctctacaaaataaatttcgcAACTAAAtcaattcaattaaaattcgataatttaaaataaaagaatcaatattttaattaaattaaaatactcaatcAATAAaaacacgtaaaaatgggatatCACAATATCAAATCCAAAGAAAAATCATAATCCACTAAAACAAACTTCCCTTCACACATATTACTCCAACTAATCCAATGAATTCTCCTTCCCTCCTTCTTttgcccccaccaaaacttaGACATTAAACCCTCGAACTCTGAATAGGAACTAGTAGGCAAAAGGAAACAACTCATGGAATAAGTTGGGATGGATAACGCAACAGCTTTTAATAAAACCTCCTTACCCCCTTGAGACAACATTTTTTCCTTGCAACTTTGTAGCTTTTGCCAAACCCTTTGCTTGATAGATTGAAAGTCCTAGATTTTGATCTACCAACTATAGGAGGTAACCCAAGATACTTCTCATACTGCTGAATTTCACCATTACCCTATAGCAACCGAATCTCTTCCTTACATCCACCCCCACATTACTACTAAATACCATTGAAGTTTTCTCCTTGTTAATCTTCTACCTCGACACACTCATGAACATCTAACACAACTTGAACTCTCCTATTTTCCTCCACCTCAGCCTTACAAAAAATAACTCTATCATTTGCAAAATAGCAGATGATTAATGTTGGAGCACCCCTACAAATTTTAATCCCAAAAATTTCCTTCCTTATTCCTGCTGCATTCAACAAAGAGGTGAGCCCTTTAGTACAAAGTAGAAAGAGATAAAAGTAcaaagggtccccttgtctcaaacccctACTAAGAATAATAAGCCCTTTCAGCTTTCCAATAATCAACACAGAAAAAACACTGTTTGAACACAGAGCATCACCAAGGAAATAAAACCTACATGAAACCCCATCAGTTCCATCACCTTTTTAAGAAAACACCACTCTACTCTATTGTAGGCCTTACTTATATCCAATTTCAATGACATATACCCTTGTTTCCCCTTCTTTTTGTGCTTTAAAAAATGCACTAACTCATAAGCTATAAGCACATTGTCTGTAATTAAATGGCTAGGAACAAAAGCACTCTGACTCTATGACGcacccaactcccacgtatggacacgtggagattgaggcgtcgggatgatgacaacacgggtcatgcATCCTATCAATAAGTGACAACACGAGGGCGTCACAAACTCTCCCCAACAATACTAGGTAAAATAGCTATCAAGCTATTGGAGATGACTTTAGAAATCAATTTATAAGccacattacacaaactaatgGGCCTATAATCAGCAACAA
This genomic interval from Carya illinoinensis cultivar Pawnee chromosome 2, C.illinoinensisPawnee_v1, whole genome shotgun sequence contains the following:
- the LOC122294977 gene encoding metalloendoproteinase 3-MMP-like; translated protein: MSAKSFPRFSLITLGLILALIPLLSHATTPPHSSNQKTSPFGFLNHLQGCHKGDKVKGIHELKTYLEQLGYYHKTKNNSQANDDDFDELLESAVKTYQQNYHLKATGTLDAETVSKMMMPRCGVADIINGTNSMQSGKKNNHHRKGSFHAVSHYSFFQNAPKWPTSKYHLTYGFLPGTPTEAMSPVAQAFRTWAGNTHFTFSQAQALSNADITIGFGSMDHGDGSSFDGTGGTIAHAFAPTDGRFHYDADEPWSVGATPGAYDLETVALHEIGHLLGLGHSSVQGAIMESGMAQGVTKGLHADDIAGIKALYNV